The following are encoded together in the Heliangelus exortis chromosome 15, bHelExo1.hap1, whole genome shotgun sequence genome:
- the GPRIN1 gene encoding G protein-regulated inducer of neurite outgrowth 1, with protein sequence MGSTKETEGLQLLSHQAGAEDACEPGTSSPGCLPGSGCAAEDCAMRTCCMVEPEAQDTTAGPEVEKQTPLPTEPAPGMLLPDASMEPSVAVAIGSCRRPSDVAPACGPTGMGGPSAQKENIVPIPPLPEPCLKTPSKDTGSVSAPAKRVAFVESARGTKAAELPSQDQPQGATGTSPSAVPQPGNGKAPRHPQGGTAGMPDDSTVGSGEPSKVGPSPVTLCQGRAEGSPAEGADARSSQQPQTAKLLSESYSFEVTPPQDAGMQDMGTQVDNRASLVSVALSPMSPPGGAAAFTFTKGELGSSARPHLEPSKKDAEMQVSMPVETRTVATGPMTPVAKSPQASYPEVHVKGTVEEETPEAIQEVSWDEKGMTWQVYGASMEMEVLGMAIQKHLEKQIEEHGRQVVMTTQSTRTGSVKGAPRKGEAKRQPSVFRALLQNIRRPRCCSRAGPAME encoded by the coding sequence ATGGGCAGCACTAAGGAGACcgaggggctgcagctgctgagccaccaggctggggctgaggaCGCCTGTGAGCCTGGTACCAGTTCccctggctgcctgcctggctctggctgtgctgcagaggacTGTGCCATGAGGACCTGCTGCATGGTTGAGCCAGAGGCCCAGGACACCACAGCTGGCCCAGAGGTAGAGAAGCAAACACCACTGCCAACAGAACCAGCTCCTGGCATGCTCCTTCCAGACGCCAGCATGGAACCAAGCGTGGCAGTAGCAATAGGGAGCTGTAGGAGACCAAGCGATGTTGCCCCTGCCTGTGGTCCCACTGGGATGGGGGGTCCCAGTGCTCAGAAGGAGAACATAGTCCCCATTCCCCCGCTACCTGAGCCCTGCCTCAAAACACCCAGCAAGGACACGGGGAGTGTGTCGGCTCCTGCCAAACGTGTGGCATTTGTGGAGTCTGCTAGAGGCAccaaagcagctgagctgccaaGCCAGGATCAGCCCCAGGGTGCCACAGGGACATCCCCAAGTGCTGTGCCCCAGCCAGGGAATGGCAAGGCTCCCAGGCATCCCCAGGGAGGCACAGCAGGCATGCCCGATGACAGCACTGTGGGGAGCGGGGAACCAAGTAAGGTGGGTCCAAGTCCTGTCACGTTgtgccagggcagagctgaggggagccCAGCAGAGGGTGCTGATgccaggagcagccagcagccccagacAGCCAAGCTCCTCTCTGAGTCCTACTCCTTCGAGGTGACCCCCCCGCAGGATGCCGGGATGCAGGACATGGGGACACAAGTGGACAACCGCGCATCCCTGGTGTCGGTGGCCTTGAGTCCCATGAGTCCTCCAGGTGGGGCTGCTGCCTTCACCTTCAccaagggagagctgggctCATCCGCCCGCCCGCACCTAGAGCCTTCCAAGAAGGATGCGGAGATGCAGGTGTCCATGCCCGTGGAGACCCGCACTGTGGCCACGGGGCCCATGACACCAGTGGCCAAGTCCCCTCAGGCCTCATATCCCGAGGTACATGTGAAAGGGACGGTGGAAGAGGAGACTCCAGAGGCAATCCAGGAGGTGAGCTGGGATGAGAAGGGGATGACGTGGCAGGTGTATGGAGCCTCCATGgagatggaggtgctgggcaTGGCCATCCAGAAGCACCTGGAGAAGCAGATCGAGGAGCATGGGCGGCAGGTGGTGATGACCACGCAGAGCACCCGCACCGGCTCTGTCAAGGGAGCCCCCCGCAAGGGCGAGGCCAAGAGGCAGCCCAGTGTCTTTCGGGCTCTGCTGCAAAACATCCGGCGGCCCCGGTGCTGCTCCCGTGCCGGTCCCGCCATGGagtga
- the CDHR2 gene encoding cadherin-related family member 2 isoform X1, with protein sequence MDGGCKGLRWCQGASVAQPARQHPQRHGHRFAGKMPWCSVLLLPFLLTAVSGNTAPFFNMTLVHVPEDLELGQEAFQLKAYDIDGDTLTYSISGLESFYFSANAQTGIVTLRNSLDRELQAKLTIIIHVDDKMNEPVSGKLTIIVDDRNDNAPVFQHLPYEVSIPENTAPNSVIYTVFAIDIDTGNASKVSYSIEEVTPDSTKNQWLFYILPNGSVVLNGSLDYAKNIFYQLKILAKDGGGLLHNDFVIQKSFTYMSVTITDVPNLDPRFLGEPYFGSVPENCALGTTVLAVTAMDRDTGVNDRIFYSITNTSVPFAIDNVTGNISVSKPLDREQLLSEEVLLEIIAREEHKDINDREAQTSTLVTIVVTDVNDNKPQFYSCLLPSCNFTSPQDHFEGSIIEHSSSGLPVSNLSIITHDPDKGINSSYELYLEGPNASAFTVFPTKIVGTGEVQVLVQNPASVDYEISHVMVVQIVANDTGNPTNCCSTATVTINLIDSNDHIPEFPQSTYYLSVMENSPDGTVVSTNITAYDPDSGLLGQITYQLLPENIRKIFTVNNKTGAVLVQNGSLLDRETRSIYYANLQAKDGGNLVGTTVLDITVLDDNDNAPIITGSYFISVEEGQNVTTQIQAIDNDEPQNPNSQLGFKILQGPFSNNFTINVTTGEMRSKEPLDREALEDDLGQMVVVVEVYDHGQPPLNTSVDVIITVGDVNDNAPMFLEQSYEFSVPEDFAGLFVGEVQAMDADRTEINSRISFQFKPGNGSSNFLIRPSRIGPGYYSGKLFVDPDVSLDYDTLQQKFFYLLVLAENTAADKVGNTTDVSVMVHILDVNDEPPTVLPPSLQDVHVGENGTQQGLVHMLNAFDPDTNHSLVFEELAVTCFKGASSAGEVCWDWFVLARNGSLLVNSSDIDYELCDRVMLTLRVEDLYTEKGNRYSQNETLRILITDVNDNTPIFLPILETFVVVPEISPVDLQVATVKATDADSGEGGNIFFSIVSVVLVEENGASRPFESIFKVVKTVKEDVYIGSIQVASNLDGSLKGQYQVTVKAQDNQEPVHTAQTVLNIFTVDQSYRVRLQFVTTVDEVQTNSENIKVALTTATKAGVYVVAIRTVEDTRASQVEAKSVMEAYFVYSNGTALEVNQLSVLIQSEPLVLAELVKLGLAVIGPGEVEKPSRETELIGIITGLAAFLVIFILIMTLVLVLTTRSYKRKLSAMKALKVATTLSPAVAQQGAGIPGTNQYNAEGANPMLNFSLDPSHDLGFHEDSGSVASMNSLDENTVNAPGDDNLKFHNDRVQLTDHTDEEVLVAALNLKEPTKTAHINNTFTTTDL encoded by the exons ATGGATGGAGGCT GCAAAGGTCTCCGGTGGTGTCAGGGTGCGAGTGTAGCGCAGCCCGCCCGGCAGCATCCCCAGCGACACGGCCACAG GTTTGCCGGCAAGATGCCGTGGTGCTCGGTGttgctgcttcccttcctcctgaCAGCAG TTTCAGGCAACACAGCCCCCTTCTTCAACATGACCTTAGTTCATGTGCCTGAGGACCTGGAGCTGG GCCAGGAAGCTTTCCAGCTGAAGGCTTATGACATAGATGGGGACACTCTCACCTACAGCATCAGTGGGCTGGAGTCCTTCTACTTCTCTGCCAATGCCCAGACGGGTATCGTGACACTGAGGAACTCCCTGGACCGTGAG ctccaggccaAGCTCACCATCATTATCCATGTGGATGACAAGATGAACGAACCA GTCTCTGGAAAACTCACAATCATCGTGGATGACCGTAACGACAATGCCCCAGTCTTCCAGCACCTGCCATATGAAGTCTCCATCCCTGAG AACACAGCACCCAACAGCGTCATCTACACCGTGTTTGCCATTGACATCGACACTGGGAATGCTTCCAAAGTCAGCTACAGCATTGAGGAG GTGACCCCAGACAGCACGAAGAATCAATGGTTGTTCTACATCCTGCCCAATGGGAGTGTGGTGCTTAATGGCTCACTGGACTATGCAAAGAACATCTTCTATCAGCTCAAAATCCTCGCCAAG gacGGCGGGGGGCTACTCCACAATGACTTTGTAATCCAGAAGAGCTTTACCTACATGTCTGTGACCATCACTGATGTGCCCAACCTGGATCCACGGTTCCTCGGTGAGCCCTACTTTGGTTCTGTGCCTGAGAACTGTGCCCTG GGCACCACAGTGCTGGCTGTCACTGCCATGGACAGAGACACGGGTGTGAATGACAGAATCTTCTACAGCATCACCA ACACCAGTGTCCCCTTTGCTATCGATAATGTGACGGGCAACATCAGTGTTAGTAAGCCCCTGGACCGTGAGCAGCTGCTAAGTGAGGAAGTGCTGCTGGAAATCATA gCACGTGAGGAGCACAAAGATATAAATGACAGAGAGGCACAGACCAGCACCCTTGTGACAATCGTGGTGACTGATGTCAATGACAACAAGCCCCAGTTCTACAGTTGCTTGCTTCCCAGCTGCAACTTCACCAGTCCCCAGGACCACTTCGAGGGCAGCATCATAGAGCACTCCTCCTCTGGATTGCCTGTTTCCAACCTCAGCATTATCACCCATGACCCAGACAAG GGCATCAACAGCAGCTATGAGTTGTACCTGGAGGGTCCGAATGCCAGTGCCTTCACTGTCTTCCCCACAAAAATTGTGGGCACAGGGGAGGTCCAAGTCCTGGTGCAAAACCCAGCTTCTGTGGACTACGAGATAAGCCATGTCATGGTGGTGCAG ATCGTTGCTAATGACACAGGGAACCCTACGAactgctgctccacagccacCGTGACCATCAATCTCATTGACAGCAACGACCACATCCCTGAGTTCCCCCAGAGCACCTACTACCTCAGCGTGATGGAGAACAGCCCTGATGGCACCGTCGTCTCCACAAACATCACG gCCTATGATCCAGATAGTGGTCTTCTGGGACAGATCACCTACCAGCTGCTCCCAGAGAACAT CCGTAAAATCTTCACGGTGAATAACAAGacgggggctgtgctggtgcagaACGGGAGCTTGCTGGATCGGGAGACTCGCTCCATCTACTACGCCAACCTCCAGGCCAAGGATGGGGGCAATCTGGTAGGCACCACTGTGCTGGACATCACTGTGCTGGATGACAATGACAATGCACCCATTATCACTGGCTCCTACTTCATCTCAGTGGAAGAGGGGCAGAACGTCACGACACAGATCCAG GCCATTGACAACGATGAGCCTCAGAATCCCAACAGCCAGTTGGGTTTCAAGATCTTGCAAGGACCATTCAGCAACAACTTCACCATCAACGTGACAACGGGTGAGATGCGCAGCAAGGAGCCACTGGACCGTGAGGCCTTGGAAGATGATCTGGGAcagatggtggtggtggtggaggtgtACGACCATGGCCAGCCACCACTCAACACCTCAGTGGATGTCATCATCACTGTGGGG GACGTGAACGACAATGCACCCATGTTCCTCGAGCAGTCCTATGAGTTCTCAGTCCCTGAAGACT TTGCAGGGCTCTTCGTGGGTGAGGTTCAGGCCATGGATGCTGACAGGACGGAGATTAATTCCCGCATTTCCTTCCAGTTTAAGCCGGGCAATGGCTCCAGCAATTTCTTGATCCGTCCGTCTCGCATAGGGCCAGGGTACTACAGTGGGAAGCTGTTTGTGGACCCTGATGTGTCCTTGGACTATGACACCCTGCAGCAGAAGTTCTTCTATTTGCTGGTGCTGGCTGAGAACACAGCTGCAGACAAAGTGGGAAACACCACTGATGTCTCAGTGATGGTTCACATCCTAGATGTCAATGATGAGCCCCCCACTGTCCTGCCACCCTCGCTGCAGGATGTGCACGTGGGTGAGAATGGCACGCAGCAGGGTCTGGTCCACATGCTGAATGCCTTCGACCCAGACACGAACCACTCACTGGTCTTCGAGGAGCTGGCAGTCACCTGCTTTAAGGGGGcgagcagtgctggggaggttTGCTGGGACTGGTTTGTGCTGGCACGCAATGGCTCATTACTGGTGAACAGCTCAGACATTGACTATGAGCTGTGTGACAGGGTGATGCTCACACTGCGTGTGGAAGATTTGTACACCGAGAAGGGCAACCGCTACAGTCAGAATG AAACTCTGAGGATCCTCATCACAGATGTGAATGACAACACACCAATCTTCCTGCCCATCTTGGAGACCTTTG TGGTTGTCCCTGAAATCTCTCCTGTGGATCTGCAAGTGGCTACTGTGAAG GCCACTGATGCTGATTCAGGGGAAGGTGGAAACATCTTCTTCTCCATTGTAAGTGTGGTGCTTGTGGAGGAGAACGGCGCCAGCCGGCCCTTTGAGAGCATCTTCAAGGTGGTGAAAACAGTCAAGGAGGACGTCTACATCGGGAGCATCCA GGTGGCAAGCAACCTTGATGGCTCCTTGAAGGGGCAGTACCAGGTGACAGTGAAGGCTCAAGACAATCAGGAACCAGTGCACACAGCACAGACTGTGCTGAAC ATCTTCACAGTAGATCAGAGCTACCGTGTTCGCCTCCAGTTTGTCACAACGGTGGATGAAGTCCAGACTAACTCTGAAAATATCAAAGT GGCTCTGACCACAGCAACCAAGGCAGGTGTCTACGTGGTGGCCATCCGGACCGTGGAGGATACCCGTGCCTCCCA GGTGGAAGCCAAGTCAGTGATGGAAGCCTACTTTGTCTACAGCAATGGCACTGCCCTGGAAGTCAACCAGCTGAGTGT CCTCATTCAGTCTGAACCACTGGTCCTGGCTGAGCTGGTGAAGCTGGGCTTGGCCGTCATT GGCCCCGGGGAGGTGGAGAAGCCCAGCAGGGAGACAGAGCTGATTGGCATCATCACAGGTCTGGCAGCGTTCCTGGTCATTTTCATCCTCATCATGACCCTGGTCTTGGTTCTCACCACCAGGAG CTATAAGAGGAAGCTGAGTGCGATGAAGGCTCTGAAGGTGGCCACAACACTCAGCCCTGCCGTGGcacagcagggagctggcatTCCTGGGACCAACCAGTATAATGCAGAAGG GGCCAATCCCATGCTGAACTTCTCACTTGATCCCTCCCATGATCTGGGCTTCCATGAGGACTCTGGCTCTGTGGCCAG CATGAATTCCCTGGATGAAAACACAGTAAATGCACCTGGGGATGACAACCTCAAATTCCAT AACGACAGAGTGCAGCTGACAGATCACACCgatgaggaggtgctggtggcCGCCCTGAACCTGAAGGAGCCAACCAAAACAGCACACATCAACAACACCTTCACCACCACTGACTTGTGA
- the SNCB gene encoding beta-synuclein encodes MEVFMKGLSKAKEGVVAAAEKAKEVGAEAAEKTKEGVLYVGSKTQGVVQGVTSVAEKAKEQASQLGEAAFTGAGNIAAATGLVKKEEFPADLKPEEMAQEAVEEPLLEPEGENYEEPPQEEYQEYEPEA; translated from the exons ATGGAGGTGTTCATGAAGGGCTTGTCCAAGGCCAAGGAGGGGGTGGTCGCCGCCGCCGAGAAGGCCAAGGAGGTGGGGGCCGAGGCCGCCGAGAAGACCAAGGAGGGGGTCCTCTATGTCG GGAGTAAAACCCAAGGTGTGGTGCAAGGTGTCACCTCAG TggctgaaaaagcaaaggagcagGCGTCCCAGCTGGGCGAAGCAGCATTCACAGGTGCTGGCAACATCGCAGCAGCCACCGGGCTCGTGAAGAAGGAGGAGTTCCCTGCAGACCTGAAG CCAGAGGAGATGGCCCAGGAGGCTGTTGAGGAGCCGCTGCTGGAGCCGGAGGGTGAGAACTACGAGGAGCCCCCACAG GAGGAGTACCAGGAATATGAGCCAGAGGCATAA
- the CDHR2 gene encoding cadherin-related family member 2 isoform X2, which produces MDGGCKGLRWCQGASVAQPARQHPQRHGHRFAGKMPWCSVLLLPFLLTAVSGNTAPFFNMTLVHVPEDLELGQEAFQLKAYDIDGDTLTYSISGLESFYFSANAQTGIVTLRNSLDRELQAKLTIIIHVDDKMNEPVSGKLTIIVDDRNDNAPVFQHLPYEVSIPENTAPNSVIYTVFAIDIDTGNASKVSYSIEEVTPDSTKNQWLFYILPNGSVVLNGSLDYAKNIFYQLKILAKDGGGLLHNDFVIQKSFTYMSVTITDVPNLDPRFLGEPYFGSVPENCALGTTVLAVTAMDRDTGVNDRIFYSITNTSVPFAIDNVTGNISVSKPLDREQLLSEEVLLEIIAREEHKDINDREAQTSTLVTIVVTDVNDNKPQFYSCLLPSCNFTSPQDHFEGSIIEHSSSGLPVSNLSIITHDPDKGINSSYELYLEGPNASAFTVFPTKIVGTGEVQVLVQNPASVDYEISHVMVVQIVANDTGNPTNCCSTATVTINLIDSNDHIPEFPQSTYYLSVMENSPDGTVVSTNITAYDPDSGLLGQITYQLLPENIRKIFTVNNKTGAVLVQNGSLLDRETRSIYYANLQAKDGGNLVGTTVLDITVLDDNDNAPIITGSYFISVEEGQNVTTQIQAIDNDEPQNPNSQLGFKILQGPFSNNFTINVTTGEMRSKEPLDREALEDDLGQMVVVVEVYDHGQPPLNTSVDVIITVGDVNDNAPMFLEQSYEFSVPEDSPGLFVGEVQAMDADRTEINSRISFQFKPGNGSSNFLIRPSRIGPGYYSGKLFVDPDVSLDYDTLQQKFFYLLVLAENTAADKVGNTTDVSVMVHILDVNDEPPTVLPPSLQDVHVGENGTQQGLVHMLNAFDPDTNHSLVFEELAVTCFKGASSAGEVCWDWFVLARNGSLLVNSSDIDYELCDRVMLTLRVEDLYTEKGNRYSQNETLRILITDVNDNTPIFLPILETFVVVPEISPVDLQVATVKATDADSGEGGNIFFSIVSVVLVEENGASRPFESIFKVVKTVKEDVYIGSIQVASNLDGSLKGQYQVTVKAQDNQEPVHTAQTVLNIFTVDQSYRVRLQFVTTVDEVQTNSENIKVALTTATKAGVYVVAIRTVEDTRASQVEAKSVMEAYFVYSNGTALEVNQLSVLIQSEPLVLAELVKLGLAVIGPGEVEKPSRETELIGIITGLAAFLVIFILIMTLVLVLTTRSYKRKLSAMKALKVATTLSPAVAQQGAGIPGTNQYNAEGANPMLNFSLDPSHDLGFHEDSGSVASMNSLDENTVNAPGDDNLKFHNDRVQLTDHTDEEVLVAALNLKEPTKTAHINNTFTTTDL; this is translated from the exons ATGGATGGAGGCT GCAAAGGTCTCCGGTGGTGTCAGGGTGCGAGTGTAGCGCAGCCCGCCCGGCAGCATCCCCAGCGACACGGCCACAG GTTTGCCGGCAAGATGCCGTGGTGCTCGGTGttgctgcttcccttcctcctgaCAGCAG TTTCAGGCAACACAGCCCCCTTCTTCAACATGACCTTAGTTCATGTGCCTGAGGACCTGGAGCTGG GCCAGGAAGCTTTCCAGCTGAAGGCTTATGACATAGATGGGGACACTCTCACCTACAGCATCAGTGGGCTGGAGTCCTTCTACTTCTCTGCCAATGCCCAGACGGGTATCGTGACACTGAGGAACTCCCTGGACCGTGAG ctccaggccaAGCTCACCATCATTATCCATGTGGATGACAAGATGAACGAACCA GTCTCTGGAAAACTCACAATCATCGTGGATGACCGTAACGACAATGCCCCAGTCTTCCAGCACCTGCCATATGAAGTCTCCATCCCTGAG AACACAGCACCCAACAGCGTCATCTACACCGTGTTTGCCATTGACATCGACACTGGGAATGCTTCCAAAGTCAGCTACAGCATTGAGGAG GTGACCCCAGACAGCACGAAGAATCAATGGTTGTTCTACATCCTGCCCAATGGGAGTGTGGTGCTTAATGGCTCACTGGACTATGCAAAGAACATCTTCTATCAGCTCAAAATCCTCGCCAAG gacGGCGGGGGGCTACTCCACAATGACTTTGTAATCCAGAAGAGCTTTACCTACATGTCTGTGACCATCACTGATGTGCCCAACCTGGATCCACGGTTCCTCGGTGAGCCCTACTTTGGTTCTGTGCCTGAGAACTGTGCCCTG GGCACCACAGTGCTGGCTGTCACTGCCATGGACAGAGACACGGGTGTGAATGACAGAATCTTCTACAGCATCACCA ACACCAGTGTCCCCTTTGCTATCGATAATGTGACGGGCAACATCAGTGTTAGTAAGCCCCTGGACCGTGAGCAGCTGCTAAGTGAGGAAGTGCTGCTGGAAATCATA gCACGTGAGGAGCACAAAGATATAAATGACAGAGAGGCACAGACCAGCACCCTTGTGACAATCGTGGTGACTGATGTCAATGACAACAAGCCCCAGTTCTACAGTTGCTTGCTTCCCAGCTGCAACTTCACCAGTCCCCAGGACCACTTCGAGGGCAGCATCATAGAGCACTCCTCCTCTGGATTGCCTGTTTCCAACCTCAGCATTATCACCCATGACCCAGACAAG GGCATCAACAGCAGCTATGAGTTGTACCTGGAGGGTCCGAATGCCAGTGCCTTCACTGTCTTCCCCACAAAAATTGTGGGCACAGGGGAGGTCCAAGTCCTGGTGCAAAACCCAGCTTCTGTGGACTACGAGATAAGCCATGTCATGGTGGTGCAG ATCGTTGCTAATGACACAGGGAACCCTACGAactgctgctccacagccacCGTGACCATCAATCTCATTGACAGCAACGACCACATCCCTGAGTTCCCCCAGAGCACCTACTACCTCAGCGTGATGGAGAACAGCCCTGATGGCACCGTCGTCTCCACAAACATCACG gCCTATGATCCAGATAGTGGTCTTCTGGGACAGATCACCTACCAGCTGCTCCCAGAGAACAT CCGTAAAATCTTCACGGTGAATAACAAGacgggggctgtgctggtgcagaACGGGAGCTTGCTGGATCGGGAGACTCGCTCCATCTACTACGCCAACCTCCAGGCCAAGGATGGGGGCAATCTGGTAGGCACCACTGTGCTGGACATCACTGTGCTGGATGACAATGACAATGCACCCATTATCACTGGCTCCTACTTCATCTCAGTGGAAGAGGGGCAGAACGTCACGACACAGATCCAG GCCATTGACAACGATGAGCCTCAGAATCCCAACAGCCAGTTGGGTTTCAAGATCTTGCAAGGACCATTCAGCAACAACTTCACCATCAACGTGACAACGGGTGAGATGCGCAGCAAGGAGCCACTGGACCGTGAGGCCTTGGAAGATGATCTGGGAcagatggtggtggtggtggaggtgtACGACCATGGCCAGCCACCACTCAACACCTCAGTGGATGTCATCATCACTGTGGGG GACGTGAACGACAATGCACCCATGTTCCTCGAGCAGTCCTATGAGTTCTCAGTCCCTGAAGACTCTCCAG GGCTCTTCGTGGGTGAGGTTCAGGCCATGGATGCTGACAGGACGGAGATTAATTCCCGCATTTCCTTCCAGTTTAAGCCGGGCAATGGCTCCAGCAATTTCTTGATCCGTCCGTCTCGCATAGGGCCAGGGTACTACAGTGGGAAGCTGTTTGTGGACCCTGATGTGTCCTTGGACTATGACACCCTGCAGCAGAAGTTCTTCTATTTGCTGGTGCTGGCTGAGAACACAGCTGCAGACAAAGTGGGAAACACCACTGATGTCTCAGTGATGGTTCACATCCTAGATGTCAATGATGAGCCCCCCACTGTCCTGCCACCCTCGCTGCAGGATGTGCACGTGGGTGAGAATGGCACGCAGCAGGGTCTGGTCCACATGCTGAATGCCTTCGACCCAGACACGAACCACTCACTGGTCTTCGAGGAGCTGGCAGTCACCTGCTTTAAGGGGGcgagcagtgctggggaggttTGCTGGGACTGGTTTGTGCTGGCACGCAATGGCTCATTACTGGTGAACAGCTCAGACATTGACTATGAGCTGTGTGACAGGGTGATGCTCACACTGCGTGTGGAAGATTTGTACACCGAGAAGGGCAACCGCTACAGTCAGAATG AAACTCTGAGGATCCTCATCACAGATGTGAATGACAACACACCAATCTTCCTGCCCATCTTGGAGACCTTTG TGGTTGTCCCTGAAATCTCTCCTGTGGATCTGCAAGTGGCTACTGTGAAG GCCACTGATGCTGATTCAGGGGAAGGTGGAAACATCTTCTTCTCCATTGTAAGTGTGGTGCTTGTGGAGGAGAACGGCGCCAGCCGGCCCTTTGAGAGCATCTTCAAGGTGGTGAAAACAGTCAAGGAGGACGTCTACATCGGGAGCATCCA GGTGGCAAGCAACCTTGATGGCTCCTTGAAGGGGCAGTACCAGGTGACAGTGAAGGCTCAAGACAATCAGGAACCAGTGCACACAGCACAGACTGTGCTGAAC ATCTTCACAGTAGATCAGAGCTACCGTGTTCGCCTCCAGTTTGTCACAACGGTGGATGAAGTCCAGACTAACTCTGAAAATATCAAAGT GGCTCTGACCACAGCAACCAAGGCAGGTGTCTACGTGGTGGCCATCCGGACCGTGGAGGATACCCGTGCCTCCCA GGTGGAAGCCAAGTCAGTGATGGAAGCCTACTTTGTCTACAGCAATGGCACTGCCCTGGAAGTCAACCAGCTGAGTGT CCTCATTCAGTCTGAACCACTGGTCCTGGCTGAGCTGGTGAAGCTGGGCTTGGCCGTCATT GGCCCCGGGGAGGTGGAGAAGCCCAGCAGGGAGACAGAGCTGATTGGCATCATCACAGGTCTGGCAGCGTTCCTGGTCATTTTCATCCTCATCATGACCCTGGTCTTGGTTCTCACCACCAGGAG CTATAAGAGGAAGCTGAGTGCGATGAAGGCTCTGAAGGTGGCCACAACACTCAGCCCTGCCGTGGcacagcagggagctggcatTCCTGGGACCAACCAGTATAATGCAGAAGG GGCCAATCCCATGCTGAACTTCTCACTTGATCCCTCCCATGATCTGGGCTTCCATGAGGACTCTGGCTCTGTGGCCAG CATGAATTCCCTGGATGAAAACACAGTAAATGCACCTGGGGATGACAACCTCAAATTCCAT AACGACAGAGTGCAGCTGACAGATCACACCgatgaggaggtgctggtggcCGCCCTGAACCTGAAGGAGCCAACCAAAACAGCACACATCAACAACACCTTCACCACCACTGACTTGTGA
- the EIF4E1B gene encoding eukaryotic translation initiation factor 4E type 1B — protein sequence MATGAQWKQEERRRRRTQKQELLLAESLGKHPLQNRWALWFFKNDKSKMWQANLRLVTKFSTVEDFWALYSHIQPASKLTSGCDYSLFKDGIEPMWEDSQNKCGGRWLITLAKQQRHTELDRFWLDTLLCLIGEMFDEYSDEVCGAVINIRAKGDKIAIWTREAENQEGVTHIGRVYKEHLGLSQKVVIGYQAHADTATKSGSLAKTKFVV from the exons ATGGCTACTGGGGCTCAG TGGAAGCAAGAGGAGCGGCGGAGGCGAAGGACTCAGAAGCAAGAACTGCTCCTGGCAGAGAGTCTGGGCAAGCACCCCCTGCAGAACAG GTGGGCATTGTGGTTCTTCAAGAATGATAAGAGCAAGATGTGGCAGGCAAACCTGCGCCTTGTCACCAAGTTCAGCACAGTAGAAGATTTCTGGGC GCTGTACAGCCACATCCAGCCCGCCAGCAAGCTCACATCTGGCTGCGACTACTCCCTCTTTAAG GATGGCATTGAGCCCATGTGGGAGGACAGCCAGAACAAGTGTGGCGGGCGCTGGCTCATCACCCTCGCCAAGCAGCAGCGGCACACGGAGCTGGACCGCTTCTGGCTGGACACA CTACTGTGTCTCATCGGGGAGATGTTTGATGAGTACAGTGACGAGGTGTGCGGGGCTGTCATCAACATCCGTGCCAAGGGAGACAAGATCGCCATTTGGACTCGGGAAGCAGAGAACCAGGAAGGGGTCACCCACATCGG gcgTGTCTACAAAGAGCATTTGGGCCTCTCGCAGAAGGTGGTAATTGGGTACCAGGCCCATGCAGACACAGCCACCAAGAGTGGTTCCCTTGCCAAGACTAAGTTTGTGGTTTAA